One Paenarthrobacter aurescens TC1 DNA window includes the following coding sequences:
- a CDS encoding putative inosine-5'-monophosphate dehydrogenase (identified by match to protein family HMM PF00478; match to protein family HMM TIGR01304) has protein sequence MTYEIEIGRGKRGRRAYSLDDIAIVPNRRTRDPKDVSVSWQIDAYKFDTPVIAAPMDSVMSPDTAIAFGRLGGLGVLDLEGLWTRYEDPQKILDEIADLADETNSPAVTRRMQDLYQAPIQPELISSRLAEIRAAGVTVAGSLTPQRTQEHYKTVVAAGVDIFVIRGTTVSAEHVSKNHEPLNLKQFIYELDVPVIVGGAAGYTPALHLMRTGAAGVLVGFGGGATTTTRRALGIHSPMASAISDVAAARRDYMDESGGRYVHVIADGGMGSSGDIVKAIAMGADAVMLGSALARAEEAPGRGWHWGPEAHHLESPRGDRVNVGTVGPLEEVLFGPGHHTNGTSNLIGALRRSMATTGYSDLKEFQRVDVVVSPYAGN, from the coding sequence GTGACTTATGAGATTGAGATTGGCCGTGGCAAGCGTGGGCGTCGTGCCTACTCCCTGGATGACATCGCGATCGTCCCGAACCGCCGGACGCGTGACCCGAAGGACGTCTCTGTCTCGTGGCAGATCGACGCCTACAAGTTCGACACCCCCGTAATTGCTGCTCCCATGGACTCAGTGATGTCCCCGGATACAGCCATCGCTTTTGGTCGCCTCGGCGGCCTGGGAGTCCTTGACCTCGAAGGTCTCTGGACACGTTACGAGGATCCCCAGAAGATACTCGACGAGATCGCAGACCTGGCCGATGAAACCAACAGCCCCGCCGTCACGCGGCGCATGCAGGACCTGTACCAGGCACCCATCCAACCTGAACTCATCAGCTCCCGCTTGGCCGAGATCCGCGCCGCCGGAGTGACCGTAGCCGGGTCCTTGACCCCGCAGCGCACGCAAGAGCACTACAAGACCGTAGTGGCTGCCGGCGTCGACATCTTTGTCATCCGTGGAACCACGGTTTCAGCCGAACACGTCTCCAAGAATCACGAACCCCTGAACCTGAAGCAGTTCATCTACGAACTCGATGTTCCCGTGATTGTTGGCGGAGCAGCCGGCTACACCCCTGCCCTTCACCTCATGCGCACGGGCGCTGCCGGCGTCCTGGTGGGCTTCGGCGGCGGTGCAACCACCACTACGCGCCGCGCCCTGGGTATCCACTCGCCCATGGCTTCGGCTATCTCCGATGTGGCTGCAGCACGCCGCGATTACATGGATGAGTCCGGCGGACGCTATGTCCACGTCATTGCCGACGGCGGCATGGGCAGCTCCGGCGACATCGTCAAGGCGATCGCCATGGGCGCCGACGCCGTCATGCTTGGCAGTGCACTGGCGCGTGCCGAAGAGGCGCCGGGCCGGGGCTGGCACTGGGGTCCTGAAGCACACCACCTTGAATCGCCCCGCGGCGATCGCGTCAACGTTGGAACGGTTGGCCCGCTGGAAGAGGTCCTCTTTGGGCCCGGCCACCACACCAACGGAACGTCCAACCTGATTGGCGCCTTGCGCCGTTCCATGGCGACCACCGGCTACTCGGACCTCAAAGAGTTCCAGCGTGTGGACGTCGTAGTTTCGCCCTACGCAGGCAACTGA